One region of Gigantopelta aegis isolate Gae_Host chromosome 7, Gae_host_genome, whole genome shotgun sequence genomic DNA includes:
- the LOC121376916 gene encoding uncharacterized protein LOC121376916, whose amino-acid sequence MPSTVSFRAAIGTAFLMFGTAIHVAAIACPYWFHLTYRDIALHEGLWEICLSNKTSGSGQCHQIPSSYPVWFHGVQTLELLGGLCELVTMVVVVCYLCKGATYYNWLCQFFGVFAGLLNVAGGIIYTQRTNYPEWNLVQTLDAARPILVQITEYQSELSWAFGLAMGSSGLDCVAAIFFVWESVRRVTPPTILPYQLLT is encoded by the exons ATGCCTTCTACAGTGTCTTTCAGAGCTGCCATTGGAACTGCCTTCCTTATGTTCGGGACAGCTATACACGTGGCAGCCATTGCATGTCCCTATTGGTTCCACTTGACGTATCGAGACATAGCTTTGCACGAGGGATTGTGGGAAATATGTTTGTCAAACAAGACGTCTGGTTCAGGACAATGTCATCAGATCCCGTCAAGCTATCCCG TGTGGTTCCATGGTGTTCAGACGCTGGAGTTGCTAGGCGGTCTCTGTGAGCTGGTTACCATGGTGGTAGTCGTGTGTTATCTCTGCAAGGGAGCAACCTACTACAACTGGCTCTGTCAGTTCTTTGGCGTCTTCGCAG GTCTTTTAAACGTAGCTGGTGGGATTATTTACACGCAAAGAACCAACTACCCGGAATGGAATCTCGTGCAAACTTTGGATGCAGCGCGTCCAATCCTCGTCCAGATTACAGAATATCAAAGCGAGTTGTCTTGGGCGTTCGGATTGGCCATGGGGTCGTCCGGACTGGACTGCGTTGCGGCCATTTTCTTTGTTTGGGAGAGTGTTAGACGCGTGACGCCGCCAACGATTTTACCGTACCAGTTACTTACGTAG
- the LOC121376915 gene encoding proteasomal ubiquitin receptor ADRM1-like, giving the protein MAALFGSSTNRSQSKNLVEFRAGKMHMKGNMVHPDKRKGLVYVYQSDDSLMHFCWKDRTSGNVDDDLIIFPDDIEFKSVKQCKTGRVFVLKFKSSTRKFFFWMQEPKLDKDEDYCKKVNEFLNNPPTPGSNRSGASLPSELSGLGDSDLQNILGGMSQQQLMQLLGGMGMSGPGSLSSLMGRPGSAQSTVSEPPLRAQTTTGTRTTNSGEVTPTQPRPVTAAALPSQPGSTTTTAVTTSTTTPTPTAQAAAATTPRIQLSDLQNILSTMNVPSDAPKESIDLSVALSPESMIPILANSEIQAKLIPFLPEGESLPKTEAELRNTIQSPQFQQALTSFSAALQSGQLGPLMNQFNLGEDVANSAAQGDLEAFVKAMQEEMKKEGSKKEKADTDDEKMEH; this is encoded by the exons ATGGCTGCACTTTTCGGGTCTTCGACTAATCGCTCCCAAAGTAAAAATTTGGTTGAATTTAGAGCTGGGAAAATGCACATGAAAGGAAACATGGTGCATCCTGACAAGAGAAAGGGTTTGGTTTATGTTTATCAGTCTGATGACTCGTTGATGCATTTCTGCTGGAAAGATCGCACGAGTGGGAACGTTGATGAC gATCTGATTATCTTTCCCGATGACATCGAGTTCAAGAGCGTCAAGCAATGTAAGACCGGCCGAGTGTTTGTCCTCAAGTTCAAGTCATCTACAAGAAAATTCTTCTTCTGGATGCAG GAGCCAAAGTTGGACAAGGATGAGGATTACTGTAAGAAGGTGAACGAATTTCTCAACAATCCGCCGACACCGGGATCAAACCGCAGTGGCGCCTCCCTCCCCTCGGAACTCTCGGGGCTAG GTGACTCGGACCTGCAGAACATCCTGGGGGGGATGAGTCAACAACAGCTGATGCAGCTCCTGGGGGGTATGGGGATGAGCGGACCAGGGAGTCTCTCGTCTCTGATGGGACGTCCCGGCAGCGCCCAGTCAACTGTGTCTGAACC CCCACTGAGAGCTCAGACGACGACCGGAACCCGCACCACCAACTCAGGGGAGGTAACTCCCACACAGCCGAGACCGGTGACAGCGGCTGCTCTCCCCTCCCAGCCCGGCAGTACAACAACGACGGCAGTCACCACGTCTACTACCACGCCCACGCCGACTGCGCAGGCAGCAGCCGCCACCACGCCCCGCATACAGCTTAGTGACCTGCAGAACATTCTGTCCACCATGAACG TTCCGTCGGACGCCCCAAAAgaaa GCATTGACTTGTCTGTAGCACTAAGTCCGGAGTCAATGATTCCCATTCTGGCTAACTCGGAGATCCAGGCCAAGTTGATTCCCTTTTTACCCGAGGGGGAGTCGCTACCAAAGACCGAGGCGGAACTACGCAACACCATCCAGTCACCCCAGTTCCAGCAG GCTCTAACGTCATTCAGCGCTGCGCTCCAGTCAGGTCAGCTCGGACCGCTAATGAATCAGTTCAACCTAGGGGAGGACGTCGCCAACTCGGCAGCCCAGGGCG atcttGAAGCCTTTGTTAAAGCTATGCAAGAGGAGATGAAGAAAGAGGGCAGTAAGAAAGAGAAAGCCGACACTGACGATGAAAAGATGGAGCATTAA